CCGGTGCTTGAACAAGGATAACTCCATGTATATTATCACCCGACCAATTAATTCCTTCCAGATTAAAAGAAAAATCGAGGGATGCTTCAGAGGCGAGCGAATCAATTTCAATTTTCTGTTCATCAAAAATATCAGTAACGGAATATTGTAATTCTTCTTCTGTACGTTCTATAAAAATCATTCCATTTATCTCTAAATTATTTAAAGAAGAAGAACTTACATTCTCAATTGTACCGCTAATGGTGGTTGTATTGGCATTACTATTTCTAGGATCTAAGGTAATAAGAATTTTTGCACCTTTATCCAGTTCAGCATCAATTTTACTTTTAATAGTTTGGTAATTAGCATAACCATGAATCCAGTTTTCATTTAATCCATTAAATAAGATATTAGGTATACCTCTATCAGCACTGCCAGGAGTAAAATACCAGTCATATCGTTCAGAGACTTCTGGAGTAGTATATTCACTCCAATTAACTGCTTCTTCTACTAATACCACTTTATTATTACCATATTCCTCTGCTAATTGTTCTAAGATGGGCTCAACTAATTCACAATTAGAACAACCTATGGCCATATAAAGTTCTATCATTACCACTCGTTCAGCAGGTTCTGGTTCTATTGGTGGAGTAGTCGGAGAGCAGCCGATGAAGAGACCTATAACTAATCCTATCATTATTAATCCAAATAATAGCTTTTTCATATTATTTTTCTCCCTGTAAAATTTATTCTCTATTTCTTATCTAATAACCTGGCGGAGGAGGACATACTCCATCATCACAACCGTCGTCTTTTTTGGGCTTTTTCTCGGACACCTTTTTTTCTTGAGCTCCTAAGAAATATGTTAGATATTGGAACATTAAATTTTGTTGTTTGGGGATTAGCCCCGGATAGACCCTCTTTACGATCAAATTATTATCTAAAAAGATATTAGTGGGCAAAACTTCAATATTATAAAGATTGCTCACTTCATTCTGACTGTCTAAAAGGATGGGAAAAAATATTTTTTTATTATTCCAAAATTCTTTAATCTGAGCAATCTCTTCCTCTTTCAGGTCCTTATGGGTATTTACCATAATAACCTGATAAGGTTCTTCAATGGTGTATACTTCAAAATACTTGGCCAACTCTTCTATCCCGTTTATTGAATCATTATTTTCATTATCATAAAAATAAAGAATAATGAGCTTTTGTTTTTCTTTGTAATCTTCCAAATTAAAGATTTCCCCATCTATAGTCTTGAGTGTAAAGCTGGGTGCAGGAAAATTTTTTCTAAAAGATGAACAAAAAACAGAGGGGCAAAAAGAAACCCAAAAAATAACAATTAATAATAAAGCGATTAAAAGATGCTCCTTTTTCTTATGTAAACAAGATATCATATGAAATGCCTCCTGATTAATTTACCGATTTGCCAATTGACCAATTAGATTATTCGTTAGGGCTTCTTGCTTATTTATTTAATAATACGTTAGTATTAGATACAAGTTACAAAT
This genomic stretch from Candidatus Atribacteria bacterium harbors:
- a CDS encoding redoxin domain-containing protein, producing the protein MISCLHKKKEHLLIALLLIVIFWVSFCPSVFCSSFRKNFPAPSFTLKTIDGEIFNLEDYKEKQKLIILYFYDNENNDSINGIEELAKYFEVYTIEEPYQVIMVNTHKDLKEEEIAQIKEFWNNKKIFFPILLDSQNEVSNLYNIEVLPTNIFLDNNLIVKRVYPGLIPKQQNLMFQYLTYFLGAQEKKVSEKKPKKDDGCDDGVCPPPPGY